Part of the Anoplolepis gracilipes chromosome 13, ASM4749672v1, whole genome shotgun sequence genome, ACGACGTTCACGCCTGTACGACACGAGGAGCTGTCCCGCTCCGAAAATGGCGACGCACAGTGGGATCCGCAGCGGCGTTATTATTCGGCACCCGTACGATTTTACTTCCCGGCAGCTGCCGCTGCAGAAAGGATCTGGAATATGgaatattacatatgtcgCGTCAAAGGTTGCAGCGCGCACAGCGCGCCCTCTGGCGGGAACGCGTCGCTAAAAGAACGCCACGTTCCCGCTTGACACTTGACTTGACGTATATACGCGATACAAAGCGGCGACCCATTCAATAGACTTGGCTTGAAGAGATCGAAAAATATGCTAGTATTTCAGCACAGCGAGGtggacattttatttattaaaatacaggGAAGATAGAAATGTAACAAGGTGATTCATTCTTTTTACGTGTACGAAAcgtcttttacatatatatttttgcttacaTTTTTgatagagaagaataaaagcGTCTTAcacatatctatttatatttttttacaaattgctCTGATGGTAATGCTATGTGATATGTGCCTGCATAATTTTAGATCCGTTCTTTATACTCTTGCATTTTCTAtaatcaaaatgtatataatttaaaaaaatcatgtataattaaaggAAAGATAGAATagatttcattttattcaaacatttactttttatgaaaataaatcagaTTTCTGATATGTTTTTGaacgaaatttataattacacttattgtattaaatagtatatattaaaagtcaaCATTTGATGAATGAATTGTTTACAATTTCTGAGATTATTAagctcttaaaatatataggttATTCTAGATAtatgtttgataaaaatatattaatataaaaacgatatttttataacattttattaatcttgtatttataatcgacacatatattataaccttcaatatatatgtcattttattCTACGCGAATCGTTCATAGAGTCATTTTGGTTAATTCACATCATttgaattcaattaaattgttcACAATTGcacattgattaaaattttattttatattatattttagaaaacaataaaacaaacTATTAATAAAGTCAATAATCTAAGTTAATCTAGATTATTGACAATCAAAGAGCTGCAACTTTGGATATTGCCGCATGAATAGTAAACTCGCGTGACGTGCCAGTCGTGATTGTGTCGAGTGTTGAggtgtaattataattacgctTGCTCAAATGAACAAAAATGACTCGATGAGCAGATATGGGCCTCTCGTCGGCGCGATTGACGAGGGGACGAGTAGTGCTAGGTTTCTGGTACGAGAAATTTGTTTGTACTTAGTGTGTTAATAATTACAACATATTCATAAGCATAATGagtttatgaaatatctcataaTCTTGGAATCATaaagcatataatatatattgataaatcgaCATctgtcataaattatttatataataaaaataaattgaacaaattgtattatatagagTGAAAAAACGATAACAGTGCCTTTTGTCTAGATctagattataatttaatgatataagattataaataaactcttTATGCTggcttatataattaattttttgttattggtttttttattatgtatattaatgtgtATATTGATACtactaatataatacaactgatataaaattacaaaaatatatatacagttttccttctattacaataatataggTTTTTGCAGCGAATACAGCAGAAGTTTTAACATATCATCAAGTTTCAATATCGCAGACATGTCCAAAAGAAGGATGGGTTGAACAAGAGcctttagaaatattaaaagcagTTAGGGAATGCCTCAAACAAACTGTATTCAATTTAAGACAATTAACAATAGATCCAGCTGATATAGTTGCAATTGGTATAACAAACCAGAGAGAAACTACAGTTGTATGGGATTGTATCACAGGAGAGCCACTTTACAATGCCATAggtaaagttatattattataaatattacaatccagatattttgtttgcaattatttatgattcatCAATCTTGATAATACAGTATGGATGGATATGAGAACCACATCGATTGTGGATGACATATTAAACGGTATACGtaatagaaacaaaaattacttGAAGCCACTTTGTGGCTTACCAATTAGCCCCTATTTTagtgcattaaaattaaaatggttattggaaaatataccTCAAGTTCAAGAAGCACTGATCGCTAAACGTCTTATGTTTGGAACTATTGATTCCTGGCTAATTTGGGtttgtttataaaagaattataagaaaaaaatcttataataatatacaatttttatgtttatataacgtatccattttttttgtaattagaaTTTGACTGGGGGTATTAACGGTGGTGTTCATAGTACAGATGTTACAAACGCTTCGAGAACAATGTTAATGAATATTGTGACTCTGAAGTGGGATCCTACTctattatcatttttcaaaatacctGCTGAAATTTTACCCGAAATACGAAGCTCTTCCGAGATTTACGGTTATATACAGGATGAATTGCTACAAGGTGTTCCTATATCTGGGGTAATCTCTtgtactatttaattattttgtaatgtaaaatattaaaagatgctatctcaaaattttcaacaatgctaataatgtaatattttattttaaaatattgcactttattttgttctaaaatattaaatgtgaaaTGTGTGttagaaaagatttaattaataaaatgaaaattatttattctagtGCTTAGGTGATCAACAATCAGCTTTAGTAGGCCAAATGTGCCTTCAACAAGGACAGGCAAAAAGTACTTATGGTACTGGttgttttcttctttacaATACTGGCACAGCTGTAAGAAATATTTCGTtgcattgttataatattacaaataatatttaattttatttgaatagaaTTGTATTGGACGTTTCAGATTGTGGATTCATCTCATGGTTTATTAACAACGGTTGCTTATCAATTAGGAGCACATACTTCTCCAGTGTATGCTCTTGAAGGGTCTGTTGCTATCGCAGGTGCTGTTATACAATGGCTGAAGGATAATCTTGGAATACTGGCTAATGTAAAAGACTGTGAAACTATTGTCGAACAAATACCAACAGACAATCGTGTTGTTTTTGTGCCAGCATTTGCTGGACTGTACGCTCCATATTGGAGAAAAGATGCGCGAAggtttatcaattttatcaatataaaaatattttattaaactttgaatcacaacatatatatatatttttataaattgtttcagTATCATATGTGGTATCAGCGAAGATACTAATAGCGCACATATTATAAAGGCAGCTCTGCAGGCAGTATGCTTTCAAACAAGAGACATTTTAGAAGCTATGAAAGAAGATACTGGTTTGGTATTGTCAAAACTATTAGTAGATGGTGCAATGActactaataatttattaatgcaaatgCAAGCTGATATTTGTGGAATTCCAGTAGGTAAGTAGGAtcaaataaatgcatatatatcaGCGAGTTATGTAAAAGatagcaaattaaattataataaagaagttGATAAACAAATGTATGCAATTTCATAAGTTAGGCCACTGATGTGTGAAACTACTGCACTTGGAGTCGCAATTGCTGCAGGAAGTGCAGAAGGAATACGCAAATGGGATGTAAAGAGTGATACTGCCGTTCCTAGCGACATTTTCTTACCGTCAATAACTGAAAAtggtaattattatataacgcaatcttttttttttttctttgttaataaatgttaaaactttttttatagaacttaactttactttttttatagaaattaattaaatatatttgttttagaacgtgatattttatattcccaGTGGAAAATGGCTATTAATAGAAGCTTAGGTTGGGAATTACTTCCAGAAACAGATggtaaataatgaatattagcaatgattattgttacatgatttttaatagcaaatatttctatttacagATGAAACAAAAGATATACATAGAGCAACTGCACCaggtatatttataatgaccACCATAATAGTACTTATAGTTGCTAAGTACAGATCTACTTTATAATGATTGTATATGCAGTTTTGTGtactacatattttatttaagcaaGATATACTCagtgaaattgaaaatatcgtAAGCgtgaaatattactttatatcagTGTAAacatagtatttattattgattaaaaaaaagtcgagAATAAAAAGTGCCATACTAggataaaaatgttatcaaataatttcaaatttttagtcCGTTTTAATGATGTTAATggtttctttataatattacacgaGTTGTATAGcttcatattttaaatcggTCTTTTCGTTTTATCTTAGATAGTAGCGTCTTCAggtttctcatttttttgaaaaatttccgGAACAATTGATGTTATAtgtttgtcaaatatttttgattcttTTGATTTTGGCGGTATTTCAGGTACTATTTCCTATAacaatatatgaaatacaATCAAGTCCAATTCATAAGACTTGTGTATAATcttatcaattaattcttaCAACGAATCTGTCACTGATCGATGTTTGAGCAACGACGGATGTCTCTAACCAGGCatcatttcttatattattgatgCGCAGTCTTGCTGATTGAGGTACTAGTATGCGGCTAATAAGAGAACGGCATGATTGAGAGACTTTAGGAAGTTTAGGAAACCCCACTCTGTTTTGTACTTGCTGAAAAAAGATGGAGGACTACAATTAAAAGGAGATGAACATGTGAAATTCAtggtttatttataaataatttataaaagaaatgataatacaaaaattatctcttaATTTCCATAGCATAGATTTATTATGCttgtttatattctatattaatatttacattttatttgtaatgtgattaaattaaaaaattatttatatagataatttttatatgaaaatgcattatatgacaagagatatatatatataaacgaaaatattgGAATTGACCTGGTGTACATTGAGTATACCGGTTAGGCATATACCTGGGTACCTTTAGTAGTTGCGCATGATTCGAATCATCAAACGGCAGCCGACCGCACACCATAGTATAAAGCACTACTCCCATGGACCATATATCGGAAAGTTGAGGCTGGTATGGAATACCACGTAGAATTTCGGGTGATGCGTAAGCATAACTGCCGCAGTAGGTTGTACTGAGGAGCCACTCGCCATTCTTTGGCTTCATTTGGCCTCGTGCGAATCCAAAGTCcgacaatttaatattgaaataatgatCCATAAGCAAATTCTCGCACTTTATGTCTCTGTAAATGtccagaaaaaaattatcgttaaCCGTCGGAAATGTTCCTGACATAAGCTTAACAAgacgttattttttatattaattttatttcttttaacattaattttttatttgtttaccTATGTACTATGCCACGATCATGGCAATAATCAATCGCTTCCAAGAGTTGCCGAAACCACTTGCGGCTACGTAACTCATCAATGTAAATATCACGGCGTATTATATCGAGCAAACTGCCGTTCTGAGCGTATTCCATGATAATATATACCCTGTGAAAAAGTAGAACGATTTAAAAAAGtggcaaaaatgaaaaaatttataatttattttcacgtaACAAACTTCTGTAAAttgcttttaatattctaGATAAGGtcttataaatgttatattaacaataaaattaaacgataataaaatatatcggaaACACAAACCGATGAGTGGTTTCTATGGCCTGTAGGAAGCGAATCAAATTCGGATGTTTTAATCCTTTCACCACTTCAATCTCACGAGGTAAGAATTTCGTCAGGTGGTCTTCGGGTGCTTGGAATTTCGAGACTATCTTCACCGCCACTTGACAATCGTGCCGATTGGACTTTGcgatctaacaataaataaaaaatatttaaaattaaaaagaacttgacacttaaaaaaaaagaaatggaatAGACCTGGGAATATGTTACCTTGACTATAGCATACGATCCGGCCCCTATGGTCTTCCCGAGAATATAACCGTGCGACTCGAGAACTGTCAATTTCTTTTCTGATTTTTCGTCATCTTTTTTGTCGTCTATTGATCTCATATCGAACAttcgttcgtttgatgtacacTTTATTATTGGTATCATCGCCATTTCCGGCGAAGATAAAGTTTTTGGCTGCAAAGAAAGAAGATGATTATCAAactaaattacaaattaacaaaaatttattttatgatatatattatatctctattctttttttaatttattagaatttattgtaataatttaggTACAAACCTCGATAATTTCTTCATATTActgcaaataaatttctacttaaagtacaatttattttacttgtatTGGATATATGCAtgtttttatttgttgaaacgacagatttaatttgattttgacatgtaaacaattttgaatttttaatgtgGAAAGACAAATAATTcggaaagaaataatatgtaacaaCTGAAATGTGAAAAGTATCCGCAATCGAAATTATGCTGAATCGATCAAATTGATACATtcgatatattcaaaatttcgaaataagacagatataaaaaaagatattaaatagatatcggatatcattaaattatttattttataatatgacaaaattctaatatgtatatgaatgatatattttacacacatatttattacatgatACTCTCGTATTTATTTCACGACTaatgtgatatatttataaattataaaaaaaacttatttaatcatataaattttatattaatattaattttctttttttaatgcacaAAATGAAATCTTGTAATTTGAATtcgcatatattaaattataataatttctctaccagtacatatatatatatatatatatgtatatatagttatattgttatctatgatatgtgtgtgtgtgtattaaaataaaaaaagatgtgagctaaaataatatgtaataaaatacattaataaatctataatattttcgtgTACCTTTCAACTCTACAATTATGAATTTAGCATGGACACGAACCAATAGATCGTTTTACCATGGTATCGAAAACTGGATGCAGCCATGTAGTTCTGCCAGCTATAAAATTGATCTAGTTAGCGCCACTATACCACGGAGAAAAAGCGTCTGAAGAAAAACATGGGGCATGACGCCTCTCAGATTTCTCTCTGGCGGCGCTCTTCTAGAACTCGAATCGCCCCTATCCCTAGCCTTTACTTCAGGTAGAGTTTGTGGTTTGTGTCATTCTGCAATTCTTGTTTATAATCGAATAATACAGCGCAATATAAAACAGAACCATTtacgtattatttaaataaccaTGGCGGATGTTTTGGACATTGATAACGCCGAGGAATTCGAAGTCGATGATGAAGGAGATCGTAAGTCTCACTTTTTTTGTGGCTCTTGCaaacatcaattttaatacataacctcaca contains:
- the LOC140672622 gene encoding glycerol kinase 3 isoform X2 is translated as MNKNDSMSRYGPLVGAIDEGTSSARFLVFAANTAEVLTYHQVSISQTCPKEGWVEQEPLEILKAVRECLKQTVFNLRQLTIDPADIVAIGITNQRETTVVWDCITGEPLYNAIVWMDMRTTSIVDDILNGIRNRNKNYLKPLCGLPISPYFSALKLKWLLENIPQVQEALIAKRLMFGTIDSWLIWNLTGGINGGVHSTDVTNASRTMLMNIVTLKWDPTLLSFFKIPAEILPEIRSSSEIYGYIQDELLQGVPISGCLGDQQSALVGQMCLQQGQAKSTYGTGCFLLYNTGTAIVDSSHGLLTTVAYQLGAHTSPVYALEGSVAIAGAVIQWLKDNLGILANVKDCETIVEQIPTDNRVVFVPAFAGLYAPYWRKDARSIICGISEDTNSAHIIKAALQAVCFQTRDILEAMKEDTGLVLSKLLVDGAMTTNNLLMQMQADICGIPVGH
- the LOC140672622 gene encoding glycerol kinase 3 isoform X1, translated to MNKNDSMSRYGPLVGAIDEGTSSARFLVFAANTAEVLTYHQVSISQTCPKEGWVEQEPLEILKAVRECLKQTVFNLRQLTIDPADIVAIGITNQRETTVVWDCITGEPLYNAIVWMDMRTTSIVDDILNGIRNRNKNYLKPLCGLPISPYFSALKLKWLLENIPQVQEALIAKRLMFGTIDSWLIWNLTGGINGGVHSTDVTNASRTMLMNIVTLKWDPTLLSFFKIPAEILPEIRSSSEIYGYIQDELLQGVPISGCLGDQQSALVGQMCLQQGQAKSTYGTGCFLLYNTGTAIVDSSHGLLTTVAYQLGAHTSPVYALEGSVAIAGAVIQWLKDNLGILANVKDCETIVEQIPTDNRVVFVPAFAGLYAPYWRKDARSIICGISEDTNSAHIIKAALQAVCFQTRDILEAMKEDTGLVLSKLLVDGAMTTNNLLMQMQADICGIPVVRPLMCETTALGVAIAAGSAEGIRKWDVKSDTAVPSDIFLPSITENERDILYSQWKMAINRSLGWELLPETDDETKDIHRATAPGIFIMTTIIVLIVAKYRSTL
- the LOC140672622 gene encoding glycerol kinase 3 isoform X3; translated protein: MDMRTTSIVDDILNGIRNRNKNYLKPLCGLPISPYFSALKLKWLLENIPQVQEALIAKRLMFGTIDSWLIWNLTGGINGGVHSTDVTNASRTMLMNIVTLKWDPTLLSFFKIPAEILPEIRSSSEIYGYIQDELLQGVPISGCLGDQQSALVGQMCLQQGQAKSTYGTGCFLLYNTGTAIVDSSHGLLTTVAYQLGAHTSPVYALEGSVAIAGAVIQWLKDNLGILANVKDCETIVEQIPTDNRVVFVPAFAGLYAPYWRKDARSIICGISEDTNSAHIIKAALQAVCFQTRDILEAMKEDTGLVLSKLLVDGAMTTNNLLMQMQADICGIPVVRPLMCETTALGVAIAAGSAEGIRKWDVKSDTAVPSDIFLPSITENERDILYSQWKMAINRSLGWELLPETDDETKDIHRATAPGIFIMTTIIVLIVAKYRSTL
- the LOC140672625 gene encoding testis-specific serine/threonine-protein kinase 3 isoform X1 — translated: MAMIPIIKCTSNERMFDMRSIDDKKDDEKSEKKLTVLESHGYILGKTIGAGSYAIVKIAKSNRHDCQVAVKIVSKFQAPEDHLTKFLPREIEVVKGLKHPNLIRFLQAIETTHRVYIIMEYAQNGSLLDIIRRDIYIDELRSRKWFRQLLEAIDYCHDRGIVHRDIKCENLLMDHYFNIKLSDFGFARGQMKPKNGEWLLSTTYCGSYAYASPEILRGIPYQPQLSDIWSMGVVLYTMVCGRLPFDDSNHAQLLKQVQNRVGFPKLPKVSQSCRSLISRILVPQSARLRINNIRNDAWLETSVVAQTSISDRFVEIVPEIPPKSKESKIFDKHITSIVPEIFQKNEKPEDATI
- the LOC140672625 gene encoding testis-specific serine/threonine-protein kinase 1 isoform X2; this translates as MAMIPIIKCTSNERMFDMRSIDDKKDDEKSEKKLTVLESHGYILGKTIGAGSYAIVKIAKSNRHDCQVAVKIVSKFQAPEDHLTKFLPREIEVVKGLKHPNLIRFLQAIETTHRVYIIMEYAQNGSLLDIIRRDIYIDELRSRKWFRQLLEAIDYCHDRGIVHRDIKCENLLMDHYFNIKLSDFGFARGQMKPKNGEWLLSTTYCGSYAYASPEILRGIPYQPQLSDIWSMGVVLYTMVCGRLPFDDSNHAQLLKVPSKYKTEWGFLNFLKSLNHAVLLLAAY